The DNA region AGCTCATCGAGCGCGTCCACGTTAGCCCGAGGCCTCCTTGACTGCCTTGGCCTGCTTCTCCTGTTCGGCGGCCTTGACGCGGCCCTCATTGATCTCGGCCATCGCCTCGGGGATCTCGCCGGCGGTGAACTTGCCGCCCCGGCCGGTCGGCAGCCCGCCGAACGCGTAGGTCTCGTCGAACAGCGGTGCATCAGACGGCCGGCGCCGCGACTCCACTTTCTCGATCACCGGCTCGAGACGCTTGGCCTTGTCCTTGACCGCCTTCTCGTCGCGCTCGATGAACTCGGGCAGGATCTCCTTGCCCATGATCTCCAACGATTCCATGGTGCCTTCATGGCTGCGCGGGTTGAGCAGCAGGATGATCTCGTCGACACCGCTGGCCTCGTAGCCGCGCAGGAACTCCCGCACCGTGTCCGGCGAGCCGATGGCGCCGCGGCCCGGGCCGTAGGCCAGCGTCGGGTCCTCCTTCACGGCGTTCTCGTACAACTCCCACACGCCTGTGCGCCCGGGGGTATGCATACCGTTGATGTAGTAGTGCATGATGCCGAACGAGAAGAACCCGCCGCCGATACCGAGCCGCTGTAGGGCTTCCTCGTCGGTCTTGGCGACCATCATCGACAGGTCGCCGCCGATCGCCAGGATGTTGGGGTTGATGGCCGGAGTGACCGGTGCACCCTGCTCCTCGAACTCCTTGTAGTACCCGTTCACCCGGTCCCTCAGCGCTTCGGGGCCGGTGTAGGCGAAACTCAGAGCACCGATGGCCTTCTGGGCCGCCATCTGTACCGACGACGGGCGGGTGCAGGCCACCCACACCGGCGGGTGCGGGTTCTGAAGCGGCTTGGGGATGACGTTTCGGGCCGCCATCTCGACATGCTCACCTTTGAATCCGCTGAACGGTGCCTCCGTCATGCAGCGGATCGAGACTTCCAGCGCCTCTTCCCACATCGTGCGCTTGTCGGCCGGATCGATGTTGAACCCGCCGAGCTCGGCGACTGAGGAGCCCTCACCGGTGCCGAACTCGACACGTCCGTTGGACAGGTGGTCCAGCGTCGCGACACGCTCGGCGATACGTGCCGGATGGTTGATCGGCGGCGGTAGATGCATGACGCCGAAACCGAGCCGGATGTTCTCGGTGCGCTGGCTGGCCGCGGCCAGGAACATCTCCGGCGCCGTGGAGTGGCAGTACTCCTCGAGGAAGTGGTGCTCGGTGAGCCACACCGTGGAGAACCCGGCTTTGTCGGCGAGTTCGACCTCGTCGAGCCCGTGCTGAAACAGCTGGTGCTCGTCGTCCTCGGTCCAGGGCCGCGGCAGCGGGAATTCGTAGAACAGGGATATCTTCACTTTCGGTTACCTCCTTGAAGATTCAGGGCTGTCGATGACGGACGGTGGTCTGTGGTCTGGCTCGGTAGCCGCGATGTGCTGTGCGGCGATGTAGCCGAACGTCATCGCCGGCCCGATCGTGGCTCCGGCGCCGGCATAGCTGCGGCCCATCACCGCCGCCGAGGCATTGCCGACGGCGTACAGTCCGCGGATCGGGGTCTCGTCGGACCGCAGCACCCGGGCGTGTTCGTCGGTGCGCAAGCCGCCCGACGTCCCGAGGTCGCCGAGGATGATCTGGAAGGCGTAGTACGGCGGTTTGCCGAGGGGGTGCAGATTCGGGTTGGGCAAGGTCGGATCGCCGTAGTAGTTGTCGTAGGCACTGTCGCCGCGGCCGAAGTCATCGTCATGACCGCGCCGCGCGAGATCGTTGAACCGCT from Mycobacterium sp. SMC-4 includes:
- a CDS encoding LLM class flavin-dependent oxidoreductase, with translation MKISLFYEFPLPRPWTEDDEHQLFQHGLDEVELADKAGFSTVWLTEHHFLEEYCHSTAPEMFLAAASQRTENIRLGFGVMHLPPPINHPARIAERVATLDHLSNGRVEFGTGEGSSVAELGGFNIDPADKRTMWEEALEVSIRCMTEAPFSGFKGEHVEMAARNVIPKPLQNPHPPVWVACTRPSSVQMAAQKAIGALSFAYTGPEALRDRVNGYYKEFEEQGAPVTPAINPNILAIGGDLSMMVAKTDEEALQRLGIGGGFFSFGIMHYYINGMHTPGRTGVWELYENAVKEDPTLAYGPGRGAIGSPDTVREFLRGYEASGVDEIILLLNPRSHEGTMESLEIMGKEILPEFIERDEKAVKDKAKRLEPVIEKVESRRRPSDAPLFDETYAFGGLPTGRGGKFTAGEIPEAMAEINEGRVKAAEQEKQAKAVKEASG